One part of the Roseomonas gilardii genome encodes these proteins:
- a CDS encoding glycosyltransferase family 4 protein → MTLRVLYLHQHYSAPAGSTATRAHAMAAGLAARGHDVTLACGRYDGAETGLGGRFRLGRRRGRAPGAAGFGLVEFDIRCGNAQGRRERLLAFGRYAAAASALALSRPWDLVIASSTPLTVAVPALAAHRLRGTPFVFEIRDPWPELPRAMGEAPGWALTGMEALAGAACRRAAAVIGLTEGMADTARARGTDPARLHVVPNGCDLDLFGPHRAPWRPDCAAPWECLAVYAGAHGRANGLGALLDAAAELRLAGENRVRILLVGEGGEKPRLMAEAARRGLGNVSFLDPLPKPRLASLLAGAQVALHCLAPVPEFAEWTAPNKLMDGLAAGLPVVTNLAGRAARIVAEGPSGIATPPGDARALAEALARLAARPGLRAAMGTAARAQARRRWDRRLQVRQFCAVAEAAARPLPRTALAPA, encoded by the coding sequence GTGACGCTGCGCGTCCTCTACCTGCACCAGCATTATTCCGCCCCGGCCGGCAGCACCGCCACGCGCGCCCATGCCATGGCCGCCGGGCTGGCGGCGCGGGGCCATGACGTGACGCTGGCCTGCGGCCGCTACGACGGCGCCGAGACCGGGCTGGGGGGACGCTTCCGCCTGGGACGGCGGCGGGGGCGCGCGCCCGGCGCGGCGGGCTTCGGCCTCGTGGAGTTCGACATCCGCTGCGGCAACGCCCAGGGCCGGAGGGAGCGCCTGCTGGCCTTCGGGCGCTATGCCGCCGCGGCCTCGGCCCTGGCGCTGTCCCGCCCCTGGGACCTGGTGATCGCCTCCTCCACCCCGCTGACCGTGGCGGTCCCGGCGCTGGCCGCGCACCGCCTGCGCGGCACGCCCTTCGTCTTCGAGATCCGCGACCCCTGGCCCGAGTTGCCGCGTGCCATGGGCGAGGCTCCGGGCTGGGCCCTGACGGGGATGGAGGCCCTGGCCGGTGCCGCCTGCCGCCGGGCCGCGGCGGTGATCGGCCTGACCGAAGGCATGGCCGACACCGCGCGGGCGCGCGGCACCGATCCCGCGCGGCTGCATGTCGTGCCCAATGGCTGCGACCTCGACCTCTTCGGCCCGCACCGCGCCCCCTGGCGCCCCGATTGCGCCGCGCCCTGGGAATGCCTCGCGGTCTATGCCGGGGCGCATGGCCGCGCCAACGGGCTCGGCGCGCTGCTCGATGCCGCCGCCGAACTGCGCCTGGCCGGCGAGAACCGCGTCCGTATCCTGCTGGTCGGCGAGGGGGGCGAGAAGCCCCGGCTGATGGCCGAGGCGGCGCGGCGGGGGCTGGGGAATGTCAGCTTCCTGGACCCGCTTCCCAAGCCCCGGCTGGCCTCGCTGCTGGCCGGCGCGCAGGTGGCGCTGCACTGCCTCGCCCCGGTGCCGGAATTCGCCGAGTGGACGGCGCCCAACAAGCTGATGGACGGGCTGGCCGCCGGGCTGCCGGTGGTGACCAACCTCGCCGGCCGCGCCGCGCGCATCGTCGCAGAGGGGCCGAGCGGCATCGCCACCCCGCCGGGCGATGCCCGCGCCCTGGCCGAGGCCCTGGCGCGGCTGGCGGCGCGGCCCGGCCTGCGCGCCGCCATGGGCACCGCGGCCCGCGCCCAGGCACGGCGGCGCTGGGACCGGCGGTTGCAGGTCCGGCAGTTCTGCGCGGTGGCGGAGGCGGCGGCGCGGCCGCTGCCACGGACCGCCCTGGCCCCGGCCTGA
- a CDS encoding DegT/DnrJ/EryC1/StrS family aminotransferase — MGMDVSAAGETALLSFSDMLLSPSGPFRHPAARIHLSPPQLCGEEEQALRETLASGWLAPAGPALPAFEAAIAACTGFRHVAALASGTAALHLGYRLLGLEPGDEVWTSTLTFVATVAPAAQMGARLGFLDVSPESWTLDPGLLREALARAARQGRLPRVVVPVDLYGQCADLAAIAEICGRWGVPVLSDSAEALGALQHGRSAGRGARLAAFSFNGNKIVTGGGGGALASDDEALVARARHLAAQAKEPSPHYQHETTGYSYGLSSLLASVGRAQLRHLEVRVAQRRAVFARYAAGLAGLPGLRLMPEPVWSRSSRWLTAILVDPAEAGTDREAIRLALEAASVESRPVWKPLHLQPAFRAASHTGGGVAASLFEQGLCLPSGAMGAADQDRVIGIIHGCFARGRVRP; from the coding sequence ATGGGCATGGACGTGAGCGCCGCCGGGGAGACAGCGCTCCTGTCCTTCTCCGACATGCTGCTCAGCCCGTCCGGGCCGTTCCGCCATCCCGCCGCCCGCATCCACCTTTCCCCGCCGCAGCTTTGCGGGGAGGAGGAGCAGGCGCTGCGCGAGACGCTGGCCAGCGGCTGGCTCGCCCCCGCCGGCCCCGCCTTGCCGGCCTTCGAGGCCGCCATCGCCGCCTGCACCGGCTTCCGCCATGTCGCCGCCCTGGCATCCGGCACGGCGGCGCTGCATCTCGGCTACCGGCTGCTCGGCCTCGAACCGGGCGACGAGGTCTGGACCAGCACCCTGACCTTCGTCGCCACGGTGGCCCCGGCGGCGCAGATGGGGGCGCGCCTGGGCTTCCTCGACGTCTCGCCCGAAAGCTGGACGCTGGACCCGGGCCTGTTGCGGGAGGCCCTGGCCCGAGCCGCCCGGCAGGGCCGCCTGCCGCGCGTGGTGGTGCCGGTGGATCTTTATGGGCAATGCGCCGACCTCGCCGCGATCGCGGAGATCTGCGGCCGCTGGGGCGTGCCGGTGCTCAGCGACAGCGCCGAGGCGCTGGGGGCCTTGCAGCACGGGCGTTCCGCCGGGCGGGGGGCGCGGCTGGCGGCCTTTTCCTTCAACGGCAACAAGATCGTCACCGGCGGCGGCGGCGGTGCCCTGGCCTCGGACGACGAGGCGCTGGTCGCCCGTGCCCGGCACCTGGCCGCGCAGGCCAAGGAACCCTCGCCGCACTACCAGCACGAGACCACGGGCTATTCCTACGGCCTCTCCTCGCTGCTGGCCTCGGTCGGCCGGGCGCAGCTCCGGCACCTGGAGGTGCGGGTGGCCCAGCGCCGCGCCGTCTTCGCCCGCTATGCCGCCGGGCTGGCGGGTCTGCCGGGCCTGCGCCTGATGCCGGAGCCCGTCTGGAGCCGCTCCTCGCGCTGGCTCACCGCCATCCTGGTCGATCCCGCCGAGGCGGGGACGGACCGGGAGGCCATCCGCCTGGCGCTGGAAGCGGCCTCGGTGGAGAGCCGCCCGGTCTGGAAGCCGCTGCACCTGCAGCCCGCCTTCCGCGCGGCGAGCCATACCGGCGGCGGCGTCGCCGCCTCGCTCTTCGAGCAGGGGCTCTGCCTGCCTTCCGGCGCGATGGGCGCGGCGGATCAGGACCGGGTGATCGGCATCATCCACGGCTGCTTCGCGCGCGGAAGGGTGCGGCCGTGA